The Zea mays cultivar B73 chromosome 7, Zm-B73-REFERENCE-NAM-5.0, whole genome shotgun sequence DNA segment ACCTAGCATTGCCACACCTAGTAGTGTGTGCATCATAATGAATAATACATGTGTGGCCTTTTTTCCAAATGGTAGACTGCTAGGTCTATATTTTGTCTTAAAATTGATCTAATGATACTAATTCGTTGTTCTACATGTTGTTATTTTCTACTATAATTTGGTCAAACTTAGCATTGCTTGACCTAGGACAGACAAAAAAAACATCGGGACAAAGGTAATATCTCACCAACGAGGGTCACAAGGACAAGCATGGCGACATCGCGGGCGGACGATGGCGCGGAGCGGGAGCTCACCGGCGCAGGCGTGGGGCGCACGGTGGCGGCGCAGCGGCGGACGCGTGCACACCAACATGGGGCGGGAGACGCGGTGGCAGCGCATCCTTGGTGGCATGGTTGCGGCCGAGGAAAACGAGCGCTGCTGCGGCTAGGGTTGGCGTGCGGTGGCGGTGGCGCGACGACGGCAAGGGGCGGGCGAGAAAGGAACAAAGGAGAGAAAGGAAAGAGAATCTGAGGGTGCAGTTTCTTAAATCGATTGAGAACGTCGGTCAGAGTCCAGACTGACGTTCTTAATTTTATGTACATCGGCCGCAGAAACAACCTACGTTTTTAAAGTTAAGAACATCGGCATGTAAAAACTGACGTTCTTAAGCTGATCGACATTTTTTCTTAGTTTTCCTGTAGTGTCTAGATCATATCCCATTATTTTAAAAAACAAATAACTACGACAGCTATTTTGACACACCTATAGAAAAGAGACTGGCCCTGTTTGCTACCAAAATTTTTAGATACCATGATCTACCCTTGTATTTGACAACAATACCATGGTTTAAaaattttggacagcaataccatGCAATTTCAGTACTTTTAAAACCATGCAATTTTGGTTATATGTACTGGGGTATTCAAATCAATGTTCCATAAAGTTAAACCAAACACCTTTTAGTCTTAGAATACTACGGTATTCTTAAATACCATAATATTATATAGGGAACTATGAATAAACCTTGCTTCAAAACAACCCCTAACTAACTTTGTGGCTACGTGACAAGCAGGTGGCATGAAATTTGCTCAAGAGCGGATGGTTGCAAATTTAACATGCCAGCTATCTGTGTAACATCGTACTAAGTTTGTTATTGGTGTAGCGCAGCGTTGTACTATCTACTATTATACCAATATGTAAGTTGGTGGGTACTTATGATCCTTTAGAATAGTACTACTTGCTCGTACTATAAACCGAGGTATAGTAGGTGTTTACGGTTCAGCTGAACTTTCTCATGCAAGTTAAAAATTGACTGCCATATATATGTCTCAGTAGTACGCCAAAATATACTTCTAAGCTAAGTCCACCATTAAAATTAACATATGCACGTACTCACCCCGTCCCAGAATAATTTGTCGTATCGGTTAAAGTTTCTTAAATTTAATTGGATTTATAAAAGATATTAGCAACATTGATATCTTTAAACTTATTATAAAAATAGATTCGAAGATCTATATAATGATTCTAATCATGTAATATAATTATTAATATTTTTATATTTATTTAGTCAAAGCTAAAAATAATTGACTACAAAAAATGAGAAACTATGTTAGGAGGAAGGAAGCACAATGtctatttagggggtgtttgtttaAGATTGTAATCTGACCAAACTATATAATCCAATAACTTTTAAACTAATTATTAGTTCAAAAGTTGTTAGACTATATAGTCTGGTCAGATTATAATAACAAACAAACACTCCCTTAGTGATGCTAATAACACGATGTTACTTATGAGCAGCCTTCTTAGTTACTCGTAGGGGTTATAATGAGctgtaaattttacactataacatTTAAGGATCGGATGGGATTAGGATCGAATcatatttttattcatttttaaactaaaatttatttagagtCCTACTATTTTATGAATAAGTATTTGGATCACGATTCATTACTACCTCTAGTTACTATCCTACACCATGATATATGGCTTGGTAACCTCTCAAAAATATAATAATCCCAAATGGATCCAGTCCGACCCTGACCCAACGTTCAAACCACCTAATAGCTAGCCTCCAGCCTGGCATGCATCGCATATGCCAACTCAAACTAATTCACTCATCATCCTCACTACTTCCAAGCAAGCTAAGTAGAATCCATAGGAGTACAACATAGCACAACTAAGTAAAGTGTGCAGCGCAAGGTATATAGACGACGACTGCGGTAGAATGATCTCACACTCCACGCCAACTTTTCATCCGCCATTGCTAGCTAGCTGCCCTCACTACTGCCTTGGCTTATATATGTACGTGAGTTGTCTATGCACTACAACCGAGCAGTCTGACTCATCGACACACAGGTAAAATAAAGGGAGATTCAAACTCCAGTGTTCGTTGTTAAGAAGCGACAATGTATGTTAGGCATTGTACACAGCTAGCTATTGACATCATACTTTCTTGCCTTTATGTTCTCCTCGATAAGCAAGTCATGTTAAAAGGGTGCATGCCCTTGTGTCGATCTGATTTGAGTTTTATCATCCTTAGATGGAAACAATGAGAACATGGCTTCACTTGTTTTGTGATACTAAATTTATAGTTTCTTTGATAAAATTGCTGCTATGATGCTAGACTATACAAGGATGATAATTGATGCATGATTTATTAACTCAAATTCCACAATAACTTAACCTAATGTGAGTTTTCTTTGTACGCCATGCCAGACACATTACACATCATATAACTTCTTGTTGTTTTTAACTTTAAAGAAGTAGTAGCATAATTATAACAGAAAATGTCTCTTATAATCATCATCCTCTCCCTAGTTTGTTGTATACATGTCTTGCGTGTGGCTAAACACTATGACACAAGATAAACAAAAATACCAGTTGTCCACCATAACAAATGACACACAACACACTATCTTACCATTTGTTGCCTTAAGATATATACCATGATATTGTTAGGCGTACATGTTATGGTATATTTCTGCATGACATATACTATGCTTATTTTAGCAATGGTGCGTGCCAAGAAACATGGTTGCATAAAGCACTATCTTTAGTTCTTGTTACTATGTGAAACATGGGTGTTGCCGTGTACATCTTGATCTACTAATTTAGCATAAATGTCTTTTCTTATATATCCAAAGGATAAAACAAGTTTTCTAAACCAAATTTTAGTTATCTCTAGCTACTATTTAGATATACATGTGAGTTGTCCATGATCGGGCATTGTATCAAAACACATCCATAAAGCCATAAGCATAAGTATACGTTACGCAAAAAAAAATATACACGCTATAATTTCTTAGCTATGTTTGTTTTTTTTCAAAGAGAGGATAATATGTATAAGAAATCTCACACGTCATGATTTCTTAATTGCATTTATTTGGATAGAGTCTATACTTGGTGGTAAGTTATAATAATTGACACAAAATATAAGGTGTTAATTGCACGTATTTTCTAGAGCTTGATTTGCTAAATAAGACAAAACATTTTTTCCTTTTTAAAGAATATTTGTAGTTGTATACGTGCCTTTCTCTATAGTATGACACAAGATAAACATGAATTGTGTCTATCATAACAAATGCCACGCAACACCATAGCTTACCATTGTTCGTCATAAGAAGTGCTGATACAAGCAATAGTCTCCTAGTATTTCGTCACATGATGTATTTCTTAGTTGCTATGTCTGTTTTAGTAATGGTGTAGATATAGCCATAAAATAAATCTTAATTCATTCTACATGCGTGATATGAGTAGCTCATGATTTATTAATTTAGGTTAGATGCCTTTTGCTATGTATATCTTAGAAATAGGGTGGCTTCGCTACATTATTTCCTCAATGACCCATATACATGAGTTGTCAATTACTGAGCATTGTATCAAAAGACATTATGCAAAAACCATTCATAATGTTTCTAAGTATATACATACGATATACAAGCAATAGTTTCTTAGTTGTATGTGTTTTATTTAAAAAGTGAGAATACTATGTGCAATAAATCCCACACATCATGGTTTCTCCTTTTTGTAACTCAAGATCTATTTTTTAGATGGTCAAGGGGGGGAGTCCCCCACCTAAATATATTGAAGGTTTTTCAGCCTTCCTAGAAAAGGGCCCAGGATTGTTTTACAAGAGATGTTACAGGGGGTGAAGCATAGGTATCACCTAGCCATATTAAGCTTGGAATACCATTTATCAATCACCCAGCGATTTGTTGTTTTTAGGCGTTGGCTCCACAACATTGCTTCAACCCTGATCCTGGTTGTGAATTCCCTCAGGCTGAGCCTAACACCATCAAAGACaactttgtttttctcttccacGTTTCCCAACAACACAATAACACAAAAACGTTGAAGTGTAACTCTGGAGTGTCCAGAGGACGCAAGAGGTTGCTCAGGAGAACTTTATCGTGCTCGGGGACGTCGATCCTAAGCCACACCTAGAAGCGCCTTGCGAACTCAAAGCAAAAGAGGGCATGTGTCGTTGTTTCAAGCTTCACCTGACATCAATTCTTTTTGTTAGCAGATTAACTTTGCATTGCATTTTTTTCTTTTCCTACCAACCAGTCGAAAAATTGTACCCTCTATGGAGCTTTGTTGTGCCAAAGAGCACTGCCGGACATTAGGCTCGTCCACTAGAGAGATGGAGTACACTAGGGCGTTTATTTCCTCAAGATCAGTTAGGCGCGACACCAACATGGAGGCGATGCCATCTTCCTTCACATGCCTCACACGAACCTCAAAGTTCTTCACGTGGTTGAGCAGATACATGTATCTTGTAGCAAGATCATTGTCGGCGTACCAGGCGTCACGCCAAAAAAACAGTTGCACGACCATCCCTGACCTGGCATGTCGTTACCGGTTTGTACGTTGGCAACAACCCCCGTAGTACGTCCCAATGCTTCCCTTGTAAATGACCGTTAAAAGTTGCTAAACAGAATTGTATTCATTCGGAAAAGAGGCTATATGTCGGTAGTGCGTCGGTGTTGTACGGGCGTACGGCGCGTGTTGATGTCTCAATCTAACCGACCGTCGTTTGTTGGTTTTTACTTTTAATTGTTAGCTCTAGTTGTTGTTTTTGGTTGTTACACCCTCGTTGGTTATTAAACTACCTAATTTGCGTTCTTTGTTTTCCTAATATAATCAGGAACTTTCATGTCCAATTCGTAAAAAAAAACTATATACACAAGCACTTGACAATAAATTTTACATGCCATAATATTATCCGTAGATATGTCTTCTCAAGAAATGAGTGCAGCGATATATATTTCAATCAGATACGACTGCAAACAGCTGAGGCTAGTCTTGGCTTAATTTTTATGATGTGAAATAAGAGAACTGGGTTGATTCATTTATCTAGAGTGAATGATTGTCGTTATATAAGAAATATATTGCGCGTTTTAATTTTAATTTAGGTGGCAATCAGAGGACCCACTGGATGCACCTCAAAGAGATGTTTGTTCCATCACTGTTGGCTGCGTTTTCCGTGACATAGCATAGTCATCCGCCAACCTCTAACCGCCAATAGTTTCCTATACTCTTCTGCTAAAGCTGAGCCATTTATACCCCCCTCTCCTCTTCTGCTCATAGTCATCCGAGACCGGGaggccttctctctctctctctctctctctggcgACGGCCATGGTGCAGCAACAGCAACACAGAATCTACATCTTGCAGTTCAGGAAGGGCGAGACGGAGCAGGAGGTGGCATGCAAAGTGTCGCAGCCCAAGGGCGTCGGGCGGCGGGTCATGTACTACTACCAGGACTacggcagcggcggcggtggcAAGAGCGGCAAGACGGTGCAACCCAGGGCGCTCGGCGTGCGGCGCTTCTTGGCCATGCTCCTGCTCTCCTTCCTCTGCGTGGGGACGCTGTTCGTGGCGCCCGTGTCCTTCCTCTCCTTCGTGCATAGCGATgaaggcggcgcggcggcggcggccacggCCGCGCGCGGCGGGGTGTCCGGGCCGTGCTCGGCCGTGGGGAACAACAGCCTCTGCTGCGACCGCACGTCGGAGCGCGCGGACATCTGCTTCGCGAGGGGGGACTTGCGCATGCACTCGGCCAGCGCGTCGTTCCAGCTCGTGTCCACCGGCAACTCGACGCCGGGGGAGCGGATACGGCCGTACACGCGCAAGTGGGAGGCGAACGTGATGGCGACGATCGACGAGGTGCGGCTGCGCCGCGTGGCCCCCGGCGACGCCGCGCGGTGCGACGTGCGCCACGACGTACCGGCCGTGGTGTTCTCCACCGGCGGGTACACGGGGAACGTGTACCACGAGTTCAACGACGGCATCCTGCCGCTCTTCGTGACGGCGCGCCACCTCCGGCGGCGCGTGGCGCTGGTGATCCTCGAGTACCACGACTGGTGGATGACCAAGTACGGCGACGTGGTGTCCCAGCTGTCGGAGTTCCCGCCGATCGACTTCAGCGCCGACCGCCGCGTGCACTGCTTCCCCGAGGTGATCGCCGGGCTGCGCATCCACGGCGAGCTGACCGTGGACCCGGCGCGGACGCCCGAGCGCCGGGGCATCGGCGACTTCCGCAGGTTCCTGGACGACGCGTACCGCGGCCGCATCGAGTTCCTGGAGCGCCTGGAGCGGCGCGCGGCGCGCAGGCGCCCGCACCGCCACCACCGCGGCGGCGCCTTGGTCCCCCGCGCGCCTCCTGCAGGTCCccgcgaggccgaggccgagcggCGGCCCAGGCTGGTGATCGTGTCGCGGACGGGGTCCCGCGTGATCGAGAACGAGGCGGACGTGGCGGCGCTGGCGGCGGACGTCGGGTTCGACGTGCGCGTGATCCGCCCCGACCGCACCACGGAGCTGTGCAAGATATACCGGGAGCTGAACGCCAGCGACGCGATGGTCGGGGTGCACGGCGCCGCCATGACGCACTTCCTGTTCATGCGGCCCGGGAAGGTGTTCATCCAGGTGGTGCCGCTGGGCACGGACTGGGCCGCCGGCGCCTACTACGGCGACCCCGCGGCGCGGATGGGGCTGCGCTACGTCGGCTACAAGATCCTCCCCGAGGAGAGCTCGCTGTCCCGCGAGTACCCCACGGGCGACCCCGTGCTGACGGACCCCGCCGGCGTCGCGCAGCGCGGCTGGGACGTGACCAAGAAGGTGTACCTGGACCGGCAGAACGTGCGGCTGGACCTTGCCCGCTTCCGGGAGGAGCTCGTCGCGGCGCACCGGTACCTGGCCGCGgccggcggccggcggcggcggccgagagCGGCCGAGTGATGCCGTCGGACAGCTAGGTTTAGTCGGTCTCGAGTCTCGATTAACCAACCGCCACCATCTCAATGGACTCATCTCCTCCTCTGCTCTCTGCTCTGAACCTGTGCTGTGCTATAGTTTTCATTCCTACCCATTCTCTCATTTTTTTTCCTTCGGCTATTATACACTGACTTGAACTGACAATTCTTTGCATTAGTTTCTGTGTCGTCGTCGTCCTGTACCTGTGATCCATCCATGGTAAAAAGAAAACACCCAGACCTTGCTGTGCATGTACATGCATACATACATAACTCAACACAAGATCCAGTTACATTAAACATACGCAATGCAGCGTCCAACAAAGAGGGTCACGGTTTTGCTGTGTTCATTATCTGATGATGATGAGACGTGAACTCTGAATGAACCAGACGACAAGTCGGTGCTTGCATTGCAGTTGCCAGTTGCAGGACGACGAAGGCTCGGAACGGCTTCCTCACGCGGCCAGTCGCCGCCACAGCCTTGTAGTTCCGTGTAGGTTGGGTTTTTTTTTTCCCGCCAGGCTGTATGGGTTTGTTGGAACAGACTAATCAGCTTTGGTTAAGCGTCAACAAAAGCCTGCTAGCAGTGGCCGTAAAGCGCCGCCACCCATCGGGGGTGTGCTGGCTGGCTGGCTCTGGCATGGACGGCCCCCTAACGGCACGCACAGTACCACGGCGATGCAtcaaccgcaccaccacctatcgCCGCAACGGAACAGCTTGCTGCCGCTGCCAACAACGACAGTCAGTCAGTCACTCACGCAACAGTGTTTGTCATGGTCCATCCATTTCCGTTTGGGCTTTGGTGACCTGGgaaagttgggaaaccatttgccCACTAGAAAGGCCTCGAGAGATTATTATAAAGGAACATAGATGTATATAAACTAATATAGTTCAGAAAAATTCTAAAAAAACTCATACATATTCTTTTAATCCTAATTTAGTTCTATATAAAATTTTAAGCTCAAATTCATTATAAACGTAATAAAAAGATAAAAAATTGGCAAGTTTAAATTGAAAATTGGCTAAAATGTTCTCTTTTTTTTTTATTACAGCTAAAACATAACTATTTTGAACTTAAAAGTTTGTATATAATTAGAGTAGAATGGAAAGAATATGTATATATTTTTGTAAAACTTTGTCGGTTCATATGTACCAAAGTTTGTGCATGAAAATCTCGTATGTATAGGATATATGGCCTATTATAAAATCGTggtggtcgtcgtcgtcatcggtcGTGGCACGTACTAGATAGATAGGGCGTAAGCGCTCAAAAGAAACGCGCGCACGCGGACGAGGAGAGGACCATAAAAGGTCGAGGAGTGAGTGGAGATCTCGCCATCCATTTCCATCCGACTATCCGAGGAGGATCGGTGACGGTGGGCGGCGCGTCAGCTTCCCCCGACGCGTGCGTGCGTGCGGCCGTGCGCCCGCGCGTTCGCCGTCTGCCCGTCTCCGGCCGTCGTCGTCCGGCGGAAGATTCGCACGCACGCCATGCCGTTCGGTTGAATTTCTCGGGAAGGAGAAGCTGCCCGTTCGATGTCGACGTCGGCGTCGACGCCGGGGAGAGGGCATCGGATATGGATTCGGGCGCACGCGCATCCCGACGTGTGGTGGCTTCGTTCGTCTCCAAGCCCGAGGTAAAGTGGCGAGGTGCAGTGTGGGACAAGTTGGCCGGATGAGAAAAATCAAGACTGATGGGTGTCTGGTGATGATACCGGCCTTGAGATTCGTACGGTGCCTATCCAAGTGCGCTCTCTCTGTCTCTGCGTCCTGTTTCCCTGAactcaggggggggggggggggggggaatcgtGTAGACCAGATGCAAACCAAAATCTCTGCAGTCCACTGACACAGTACTGTATTCTGTAGCCCAGGAAGCCCAACAAAGTAGCCCGTTCAGCTCCAACAAGAGCCCAAACCGCGCTCTTCCAAACCGAGCAGCATTTACTAGGTGCCGACAGGTGGGCCTCGTCTCCGAGCCTCCCCCGACAGTCCGACACGAACAGGAGAGAgggcccctttctctctctctcctcggCCTCCTAGTAAATCGTCCTATTCCGTTTCTAGCGCCTCCAGGCTCCAAGTCTCCAACCTCTCTCCCCTTGCCCCCCGTCCTCTGCTCCGCTCCGCACCATCGCCGCCCCGAAATTGCTCGACTCGGCACAGGCGAGACGTGGATCTCCGCGGAGGACCTCCGATCACCGATCCATGGCGGCCGCGGACTCCGACCCCGCCATCTCCATCTCCACCTGCCCGCACTGGTAACGCTCTTCCCTCGCCTTCCCGGCGTCTGCGTTTACCCGCCGCCGGTCGATTCCTTCGTTCGCCTCCGCCACGCCAACACACGACGGGATGAGACTTTGGGTCGTCAACCGCTGCATATTTACGATACTGATTTTTTTTTCCGCATGCATGCTCAGTGGTACCGTTGCTCTGTGGATTACCTTCGGAAAATTGTCCAACGATCAGTCACGTTACGTGTACACACATAATCAGTTTTACCAGTATCGCATCAGCTACCACACTGTCTGGGGTATTGTTTTTAGTCGCGCTGTTGCGTTATTAACTGTGGTTCTCCCCCATGTTTTTTTACCTAGAGCTAGTTTGGAACCTTAACCTTATTTTTCTATAGAATTTCTATTTTCCAAgataaattagtttatttttcctcGTAAAAGTAAGAAACCCTCTAAAAATAGAGTACTCAGACTAGTCCTTAGTTGCGGTTAAGTACGTTGATAATTAACCATATTTCTCTGCTTATTCTGCAGTCAGCGGGAGATTCCATCTTCAAACATTGCATTGCACAGCGCGCACTACGCTAGGAACCTTCAAAAGTGCGAACATTGCGGAAATATAGTTCCGAGGAAGCTTGTGGATCAACACTACGATGAAAACCATGCTCCGGCATCTTTGTTTCCAAACTCCAAGCTTCTCTTAGATGCTGTCAATTCATAATTGTAGTATTGTTCAAGTCAAGCGTTACATTGAGATGTTGTTTGATTTACATATTTTGTAATGTGATGGGTAATTGATAACATGTCAAATTGTAATTGTATACCATACTAGGAATTGATACTAgcatattcaaacttgttaccactAATTCTCGAGTGCAAATTATTATTGTTGCCATTTATATTACATTTTGTGAACCAAGCAGCATCTAAGAAGCACAGAAGCCTGCACTATTgtttttttcctaagttcttatcttACTCTGAAGAAGCTGCAACATTACATGAATGCATGTTTACAATCATTATGCCTGCAAAATGTACAGTTGCTTTAAACAGTTATGAAAGTTTTTTTTTTATGTTTGTGGCAGGCAACATAATTTATTGTAACCACTAAGGGTGTGTTTGTTTACCTCTTAGATTATATAAGTTAAATTATGATGAAAGGGTAAAAGTGTAAAATATTACTTTGGGGTCACAAATAAACCGAAATAAGCTATTATTCTGTAGCTTATGTtagcttatttatgattataaaaTGATATTTTACCACCCTATCCTTTCACAGTAATTTAGCTTATATAATGTAGGAAACAAACATGGCCTAAGTAAACAAATGAAAGTGTCTTTGTCAGCCACTAAGTTAATGTAGACTGTAGAAAAATTAAAGAGATGACAATAGATGTATACTTtactttttatttattattaccacCTCTTAATTTATTAGTTCATCTGCATCACTAATCTTATTGCGTATACAGATGATTTGCTCACTCTGCAAACACACAGTAGAATGTGGGTTTGGGATCTTCATACAGGCGTACAATGCCCCCAAAGGATGCTCGAGTGCCAATACTGTCAGTTTGAACTGCCTGAAGTCGATCTTTTTGAACATCAGGTATGGATATATCTCACATGGTATGTATTATTCAAGAAACTAATTTTGAGTACACTTCTTAGCAAGGTTATTAAAACGATAAAACGTTGGAACGCTCATAGGTGAAATTTTGACTTTCAAACATTTaaagtttaaacgtagttttaaacaacataaGAAAAATATCAATACatcataatttcagacaataatatgaagttaaataccaaaacttcacccatgagctAGATTGAACCCCAAAAGTAATTAATAGACTAGGCCCAAAATTAGCTAATGTTC contains these protein-coding regions:
- the LOC103633517 gene encoding uncharacterized protein LOC103633517; the encoded protein is MVQQQQHRIYILQFRKGETEQEVACKVSQPKGVGRRVMYYYQDYGSGGGGKSGKTVQPRALGVRRFLAMLLLSFLCVGTLFVAPVSFLSFVHSDEGGAAAAATAARGGVSGPCSAVGNNSLCCDRTSERADICFARGDLRMHSASASFQLVSTGNSTPGERIRPYTRKWEANVMATIDEVRLRRVAPGDAARCDVRHDVPAVVFSTGGYTGNVYHEFNDGILPLFVTARHLRRRVALVILEYHDWWMTKYGDVVSQLSEFPPIDFSADRRVHCFPEVIAGLRIHGELTVDPARTPERRGIGDFRRFLDDAYRGRIEFLERLERRAARRRPHRHHRGGALVPRAPPAGPREAEAERRPRLVIVSRTGSRVIENEADVAALAADVGFDVRVIRPDRTTELCKIYRELNASDAMVGVHGAAMTHFLFMRPGKVFIQVVPLGTDWAAGAYYGDPAARMGLRYVGYKILPEESSLSREYPTGDPVLTDPAGVAQRGWDVTKKVYLDRQNVRLDLARFREELVAAHRYLAAAGGRRRRPRAAE